The window TTCTTTACGATACCACGCGAGGACAAACTTTAAATAAAGGCCCATGACCTTCACGAGATGTCGCTCGTAACGGGCAAAGAGGCGTCGGGCCTCCCTGGGCGATCGCAAGGCAGCATCGATCGCCTCGGCGGCCTTCTCACCGCCCAGGATCGCCAGGAACACGCCGCTGCTGAAAACCGGGTCGATGAATCCCGCCGCGTCGCCAGCCATGAGCCAGCGGTCGCCGTGAAGGGTACGGTTCCGATAAGAATAATCTCCGCTCGCATAGACCTTGGTCACCCGTCGGGAACCAAGCAGACGAGATTGCATCAGAGGCTGGTCGCGGATGAATCGCTCGAGCACCTGCTCGGGAGTCGAGCGAAGGCTCTTGTACTTCTCGGTATCCATCACAACTCCGATACTGAGTTTGGTGGAGGAAAGAGGAATGATCCAAAACCAGTGGTCTTCTCCCCGTACCATGCGCGTCAGTGTTCCGTCGACGCCTTCGGGAATCTGGGCATCTTCAAAGTGCGCGTAGACCGCGAACTTCTGCAGGGAAGGGTACGACTCCTTAAGTCCAAGATGCGAACCGATCACCGAGTTGCGACCGCTGCAATCAATCACATACCCGGCTGTAATGGTCTCCGGAGATCCATCGGCCGAAGCAATCGAAAGAGATGTTGATCCGGCGGAGAGATCGAGGGATGTCACAATCGTCTCTTCCCTCACGAGGGCACCGCATTCCCTCGCGTGATCCAGCAGGATCTTGTCGAATTCCGAACGGGTGACCTGAAATGCTGTCGCACGCCGGGATCGGAAGCCGTCCTTGAAATAAAAGCGCGTTTCTTTCTCTCCGCACCCGGAGCAGATTTCGGCGCCATGCTTTACGACGAACCCGGCATCCTGGATTTTCTTCAGGATGCCGAGACGTTCAAAGGCGTCCATGCTAAACGGGAGAAGTGACTCACCGATATGAAACCGGGGAAACTTTTCCCGTTCGATGACGACGACGCTTCGGCCTGCTTTGGCGAGCATTGCGGCTGCCGTACTGCCAGCAGGTCCTCCACCGATGATGGCTACGTCGTAGTGCATCGACTTGCTGGGACAGCTTATGTGATGGGCTTTTCGAGGTGGCCGCCGAACTGGTAGCGCATTGCGGAACAAACCTTTTCGGCCATCGTGTGCTCCTTGCGGGAACGGAAGCGGGCAAACAGCGCGGCGCTGAGCACGTCGCAATCCACCGCTTCCTCGATGGCAGCCATGATCGTCCATCGGCCCTCGCCGGAGTCGGATACACGACCGGAGAAGTTTTCCAGCGTCGGATTTTCCGCAAATGCGGCGGCGGCCAGATCGAGCAACCAGGAACTGATCACGCTGCCGCGACGCCAAACCTCGGAAACATCCGCAAGATTGATGTCGTACACATAATCGTCGCCGACCGGGGCCGTCTCAGCATCGGCCGCGCCTTTCTTCAGGCTCGCATTGGCATTGGCAAGAATGTCGAAGCCTTCACCGAAAGCGGCCATGATTCCGTACTCGATGCCGTTGTGGATCATCTTGACGAAGTGACCAGCTCCCGAGGGGCCGCAATGCAGGTAGCCATACTCGGCTGTGCCGCCGAGCTTTTCGCGGCCGGGAGTACGCTCCACGTCGCCGATGCCGGGGGCGAGGGATTTGAAAATGGGATCGAGGCGATCCACGGCGACCTTGTCACCTCCGATCATCATGCAATAACCGCGCTCGAGGCCCCACACGCCGCCGCTGGTGCCGACGTCGAGGTAGTGGATGCCATCGTGACGCAGACGCTCGCTGCGGCGACGGTCGTCGCGGAAATACGAGTTGCCGCCATCGATGATCGTATCATCCGACTGCATGTGAGAGGCGAGTTCGCCGACAACCTTGTCTGTGATGCCTGCGGGAACCATGATCCAGGCGTTGCGGGGTGCTTTCAGCTTGCGTGCAAACTCCTCAATCGAAGTCGTGCCGATCGCTCCCTCTGCGACCAACGCGGCGACCGAGTCGGGGTTTGTGTCGTAAACGACGCATTCATGTCCGTTCTTGAGAAGGCGGCGAACCATGTTCGCACCCATCCTGCCGAGGCCGATCATTCCGAGTTGCATGTGTTTTTTGAGGAGTGAGTCGTTAGCTTGTGCCTATGAGCATGTTGCGGGCAACAAGAATTGCGAAACTTTTCTACTTGTTTTCGAGGGCAGAGATACGAGCCGATTCATCGTCATCGACTGCGTGGCGTTGTTTCCGCCAGAAAATGATGGCGGCGGCGACTGCTCCGATCCCTGTCAGGATCACCAGCCAGCCAAAGAGTCCCATGGATTGATCGACTTTGGTGGAGATGATGAACGTCGGCGATGCGGCTGATTTCTTGCCCAGTTCATCGACCGTGCGGATTCGAATGCGCCATGTCTGGCCGTCCTTCAGGTTGGGGAATCGCGCGATAATCGAGCCATTGACCTCGCTGGTCTGCACTCCCCGCCACTCGTTCCACTTGACGATGGGCGGGCCATCGCCAGCTGGCGCCATCACCTGTCGCCACTCGATCAGATAGGAGATCGCATTCTTTGCGGGAATTTTCCAGCCGATCTCAACCTCATGCGTGTCGGTACGAAGGTGGTTGAATTCCGTAATGGGAGGAATCTCGTTGCCGGCCGGTTCCGGAGGGTCCAGTGAAAAGATCGGACCTGGAGTCTCCTGTCTCTGAGGCGTGTTTCCCTCCGGTATGGCGACGACAGTGGGCCGGGAGGATTGGGTGTTGGCTGTTATTTCAGCCGTGACCGGAAGAGTCAATGAGGTGTCTCCGCCGTAGTCGATGGCAAGGGTCTCCTCAAAGCCCCCCTGTTTTGAGAGTTCCAGGACGGCAGTGAACTTTCGCGATTCACCCACCGGTATCACTGCGGTCGCCGGATCGGGGGAGATGACCAGTTCGCGAGGCGGTGTCACCTTGAGCTGGGCTGGAGATCCACCGGAGTTTTTCAGTTCAAAAGCCAGCTCCTTATGGTCGCCGGATGCCAGGGCGCCAAAAGCCAGAGCGGCAGGTGTAGCGGAAAGAATCGGCCGTACTGCACCCGCCTTGACGGGAAGCGAAACTCGATAGCCCTCGCTTTCAAAAGTAATGGCAGACTCGATGTTGCCGAGGAAAGCCGGAGCGATTTGAAGCGTGATGGTCTTGTCCTCGTGCGGTTTCATGAGCAGTTGCTCGGGACCGCTGACATTTTCCGGATATTCCAGATCGACCGGGCGGGCGGCATCGGTCCGGTTGAGCAGGGTGACTGTAGCGATGCGACGGTTGGGGTCTGCACTGCCAGGGAAGACCAATTCCTTCGCAGGCTCAAAGGCCAGGGGAGCGAAACCCGTACCGGTAAGGGTGACGTAGGCCTTGATGTCGTGGGAGAAGCGAAGCTGGCCGGTGAATTCCTCGTCGTCCATGGGCGCAAAAACGATGCGGACCTTTTGCTCTTCCTTGCGCCCCAGTCGATAGGTGTCGGTGCCAACGATGCGCCAGGGTGGCGGTACGGTGATACGACCGGTTAAAACT of the Terrimicrobium sacchariphilum genome contains:
- a CDS encoding NAD(P)/FAD-dependent oxidoreductase, producing MHYDVAIIGGGPAGSTAAAMLAKAGRSVVVIEREKFPRFHIGESLLPFSMDAFERLGILKKIQDAGFVVKHGAEICSGCGEKETRFYFKDGFRSRRATAFQVTRSEFDKILLDHARECGALVREETIVTSLDLSAGSTSLSIASADGSPETITAGYVIDCSGRNSVIGSHLGLKESYPSLQKFAVYAHFEDAQIPEGVDGTLTRMVRGEDHWFWIIPLSSTKLSIGVVMDTEKYKSLRSTPEQVLERFIRDQPLMQSRLLGSRRVTKVYASGDYSYRNRTLHGDRWLMAGDAAGFIDPVFSSGVFLAILGGEKAAEAIDAALRSPREARRLFARYERHLVKVMGLYLKFVLAWYRKEFVETVLAPREFFEVVPAVNAVLAGNMGKSFSLRWRLWLFQLIVRLQRIVPICPRLTLVPRS
- the gnd gene encoding phosphogluconate dehydrogenase (NAD(+)-dependent, decarboxylating); amino-acid sequence: MQLGMIGLGRMGANMVRRLLKNGHECVVYDTNPDSVAALVAEGAIGTTSIEEFARKLKAPRNAWIMVPAGITDKVVGELASHMQSDDTIIDGGNSYFRDDRRRSERLRHDGIHYLDVGTSGGVWGLERGYCMMIGGDKVAVDRLDPIFKSLAPGIGDVERTPGREKLGGTAEYGYLHCGPSGAGHFVKMIHNGIEYGIMAAFGEGFDILANANASLKKGAADAETAPVGDDYVYDINLADVSEVWRRGSVISSWLLDLAAAAFAENPTLENFSGRVSDSGEGRWTIMAAIEEAVDCDVLSAALFARFRSRKEHTMAEKVCSAMRYQFGGHLEKPIT
- a CDS encoding Ig-like domain-containing protein, with the protein product MMFRSWLPSVAILFLTATLCFAAKKDKENLPPPPPMPQAQTITMYRGRSIEIPLRAIGRSPGQLRFLIRTQPKFGKLGAVQIIDRKNAVITYIHDEKSSATSDSFTFAVQGPDSPVSAPGVVSLTISEEPPAFSAVREVEFGTVTLGNTKSEEVLLQNAGGGVLTGRITVPPPWRIVGTDTYRLGRKEEQKVRIVFAPMDDEEFTGQLRFSHDIKAYVTLTGTGFAPLAFEPAKELVFPGSADPNRRIATVTLLNRTDAARPVDLEYPENVSGPEQLLMKPHEDKTITLQIAPAFLGNIESAITFESEGYRVSLPVKAGAVRPILSATPAALAFGALASGDHKELAFELKNSGGSPAQLKVTPPRELVISPDPATAVIPVGESRKFTAVLELSKQGGFEETLAIDYGGDTSLTLPVTAEITANTQSSRPTVVAIPEGNTPQRQETPGPIFSLDPPEPAGNEIPPITEFNHLRTDTHEVEIGWKIPAKNAISYLIEWRQVMAPAGDGPPIVKWNEWRGVQTSEVNGSIIARFPNLKDGQTWRIRIRTVDELGKKSAASPTFIISTKVDQSMGLFGWLVILTGIGAVAAAIIFWRKQRHAVDDDESARISALENK